The Eublepharis macularius isolate TG4126 chromosome 12, MPM_Emac_v1.0, whole genome shotgun sequence genomic sequence tcaccacctccctaggcagctgattccacctttgaactactctgaccgtgaaaaagtttttcctaatatccagccggtgactttgtgcatgtaatttaagcccgttgctttgggtcctatcctctgctgccaactggaacagctccttgccctcctccaaatatttaaagagagcaatcatgtccctcctcaatctcctcttctccaaattaacattcccaaggtcctcagcctttccttgtagggctcagtctccagacccctgatcattctcttcgtcctcttctgcaccctctcgattttgtctactttctttttgaagtggggcctccagaattTGTTTATCTGTTATTGGTTTCCAATATAACATTCCAGTCTTCCTGCATGTTCTACAGGAGACTAACGTTACAAAGCGCAACTTATTAATACGTTTGCATTCTCAGAAGAAGATAAGGAATGTATATTGTCTAATGTTCCTACATTGTTACAAGGTCATTTAAGAACCTGTCTGCCAGATTGGCACAATTACAATTTTACATTACAACTTTACATCTAGCATCACTTACTGATGACTGTAGAGTGAACCACATTCCCAGGGATCTAAGTGTACAAAAGGCCCCTGCAATATTTTTGGACTATGAGGAGTTCAAACACAAATGGATTGCAATTCTGAATAAATGTGCTTTTGATCTTATGTAAGTATTGATCGGGCTGTACAAGATTCTGAGAAACTGCTGGTTAAAATCAGTACCTTAGAAGACAAATTAAAGGGGACACCCTCTTCAGAGGGTTTTGATTCACATATAAAAGAACTGGTGAAATGTCTTAATTTGAGAACAAAATGAGGgagattaaaataaaaaaatttgaGAGGGATAGGAAGAATTATACACAAGAGAAAGTTTTCAAATAGTGCTCCCCAAATGTTACCAATTGGAAGAGAGTTTAATGGCCTGATTCTGGCAGTAATTAATCTAATCTGGAGACTACAGAGGGGGAATATTCTGCCATAACTTCTGGTGAAGAGGACTCCAAATTTAGACCACACTTGGAGAGGGACACAAAACAATGTGCCAAGGGGGAAAAATTCATCTTCACCCCCCCCACTCAGGGACAAGAGGAAAATTTAGTTTTAAATTTCCAGTTCCagtaacctttattggcataatatAGTTTTAAATTTATCATCCAGGGAGTTATAGAGGGAGGGGAAATGTCTCTTTAATTTTGGACTTGGTTTTgttccaacacctctttataATCCTTTTCAAATCAGAATTGATCTTTTCAAACTGATCAGactgttaaaattttaaaaagacactttGGGCATTTTGAGAATaatacatttaataataataatattttatttatataccaccatttaGGACAACTggacatccactcagagcggtttacaaagttattattatcctcacaactatttTCTTATAAGATCACACACATAATATTTGATAAGAATAAATTTTATCGTCTTGCAATTATTAACTTCTCGTATTTAGAGACCTTTATCCCAGTGTTTTTCTTGTAGCTGACGTTTTCAAACACTGTAATTCCTTCTGACTGTTTTGTTCTACAGGAGATGTACTCCGCAGGATGCGACGGGAGAACTGCACAACCATGGTGAAAGAGTTTGTGCTGCTGGGTCTCTCACAAACGAGGGAGATCCAGCTCTGCCtctttttcctcttcctcttcattGACTCCCTCCTTCTGCCCGTGAACATCCTAATCATCCTAACCATCTGGAGCAACCCTCGTCTCAGATCTCCCATGTTTTTCTTCCTTGGAAACCTGGCATTCCTGGATCTCTGCTACTGCGCCATCACACCACCCAAAATGTTGGCTGACTTGTACTCGCGGCAGAAAGCCATCTCCTACTGGGGCTGCATGGCCCAGATCTTCTTCCTCCACTGGCTGGGAGCAGCCGAGTTCCTTCTCCTGATTGGCATGGCCTTTGATCGATACGTGGCTATCTGCCACCCACTACGTTACGGTAACGTGGTGAGCAAAGGAGTCTGCTGGAGCCTCATTGCAAGTGTCTGGCTTCTTGGTTTGATGCATTCTTTGATACAGTTCATCCCCATCATTCATCTTCCTTTCTGTGGACCGAACAGACTGGACAATTTCTTCTGTGATATCAATCAGATCATCAAGCTGGCTTGCACGGACACTTATGCCTTGGAGTTCGTCATGTTCGTCAACAGTGGTTTGGCCACTTTGATGtgcttcatcctcctcctcctctcctatgGAGCCCTGCTGGCCAAAGTGAGGTCCAGCTCCACCAAGGGGAAGAGGAAGACAGCCTCCACGTGTGTCACCCACATCATCATCGTCTTCATCATGTTTGCCCCTGCTATCTACATGTACTGCCGCCCATTCCAGGACTTCCCCCTCGACAAGATAGTGGCCATCTTCCACACCGTGGTCTTTCCACTGATGAACCCCATGGTTTATACCTTGAGGAACAATGAAATCAAGCTTGCTATACGGAAGATGGTCACCAAACACAAGATCTGGGGCAGGGAGTGACTTGAAAGGCAGCTACATGAGTGTGAAATATGCTGAAGCAACTCTTGTGTCCAAGAACTTTTCAATCTGTATTAATGTTACAATtcattgctgtagcatagtggttaagtggttgggctgagaatcagtactctgctggtttgactcccgctactgccctgagctcagctggtggacttgggccagccactcctctcaggccccaGCTATGTTGTGGGGGTAATGATTACACTgacctgttcactgctctgaatggggcaccgAGCGACATTTCCATTGGAGATGTCAGGGTCTAAATTTGGACTTTTCTCCCACTGAGGTATGGCTTCCCTCTTGACTTCAACATCTGTGGTCCAAACCCATTCAGCAGGTGTGTAGAGAGAAGACTTCCTGGTGACCTGTCCACTATGGTGAGTGGACCTATCTTACCAGTGTTCGATTAAGATAGGTGTTTTTCCTCCCAGAAGCCAGTCTTGTTTGGATTGTCTTTTAGTAACTAGCTTTTAACAGTATGAAAACAAGCCTTTTAGAATGATATTCTGCATTTGAAATAGTTTCACAAATACATAACAAGGGACTCTACAGTACTGAACAGGGATATAGAATTCTTACCTCATATGATGTAACCCTTCAgcctacaccccccccccatatcactGTACCCAAACTCTCCTTAGGAAAATCCTAGggtccatgatgtcacttccaggttttacaagaagtgacatcagtgcaccgACACACATCCcagtctccctccctccatttcctCCCACTGGCCTTTCAAATATCTACAGTTTTGCTATGGTTTGCTGGGAGATCTCCTTtgtagataccatggacagccaaaaagacaaataagtgggtactagatcaaatcaagcctgaattctccctagaagctaaaatgacaaaactgaggctatcatactttgatcacatcacgaGAAGTCAATATTctcaggaaaagtcaataatgctagggaaagtgggaggcagtaggcaaaggggaagacctaaaatgagatggcttgactcaataaaagaagccacgtcctccagtttgcaagatctgagcaagtctgttaatgataggacgttttggagtctttcattcatatggttgccataggtcggaggcaacttgatggcacataacacacactcccTCTTTTGCAGGAAACCTGGCAAACTTACCTAACCAGGTCAAGGCTGGGGCTGTGGGCAGCAGTCCAAGATAGCCATTGGCATGTGATGACAATTCAGAATTGAGACATTTCTGAAGATTTCGGGGTGGAATCTGTGGAAGGtggggtttgaagaggggaggaacctcagaagGGCATGGTACCATTTCTTCAGGGAGAAcagctctctgtagtctggaaatcagttataatccCAGGAGAATGTttggccccacttggaggttcaATCCAAAGAAAGAGCTACTCCAGGGACAAAAGATCTAAGCCAAGAAACAAATCCCAGAGTTCACGACAATCAATCtaattattgtaaagttttaTAAACCTTTTTAAAGTGCTATGAGTGCAACAGTGCCTAGCTTATCAATGAttattaataaatacaataaataacagaaagTAACAACACATACACCACTCTTTGCAAAGTCTTTACATGAATATCCAAATGGTGGGAAGAATCTACAACAATAATTTATCAGTTCCTTTAAACTAGTTCATTGACGTtggtgcacacaggcacacaaGCCAGATGGTCAAACTCTCGCGCCAGGAATGTAGACTTGCTAGATGGAATCAGAGAAGCAACAAGGCTGAAAATGCCACacctacgggttttgccagcataattAGTCCAATCCCGTTTCGTGTTgacacttcttcacaggcaagtTTTTATAGCAAATGCATCTAACAGTTTCACACCACCATGTCAGTGTTTTGCAGGATGGTCTGACGCCGTGAATGGAGCCTCTAATGTAGGGATTTTTTTCTTGGCTTAGACCCACTTGGACGTTGGCAACCTTATGCTACAGACAGAAAATGTAAACCAAGTATCAGCAACTGGGGTGCAGTGAAGAACAAATAATGGGTCGGGACTTCCTTTTGACATCCTCTCAACATGCTCTTTACACATGCGCACTAGAAACTGGTCTTTCCAACAGGCAAAGGAGAAGTGTTAAGGGTGGGTTGTCATTCAACAGGCTGGGGTCCACAGCCTATCTGAAGATCTCAGTCTCATAGGTGGAGGATCACTGGTCTAGTAGATAGTGACTTAGATTAAAATCTGGAGCTCTGGAGTCAGAGCTGACTCCAACCAGTGAGCCAGGCGACACAATCTCTGGGAAAGGAAGATGGAATTGGGGCCCAGATTCGTTCTCCTGCTCCCTCCCAGAGGCGGCTTCCACTATTGGAAAAGTCCGCCATTATTCCTTTTTCTTAACAAGCTCCCCAAGGGCTGGGTTGAGCTTGCTTTCAGCAGCGGAGCAAGTCTGGGCTCCCATTAGGGACCTCTTGTGGAGATACTGGAGGTGATTTAGTGCTGGGAAGCGTGAAGAACATGGGCTGACTCATCCTGGCATCTCCTTTCCCAGCAAGGCACTGAAGGGTAAGTTGACTTCTCTCGTCTTCCAGTGTCAATTTTGTGTGTGTCTTCGTTTCTTATCTTAACGCTGGACTTTGGAAGCTAGCAGGATGCTTGATTTGAACCAAGGTTTTTGAAAGCCTTCCTTCATCTCCTCTTTCTTTGTACATCTTCTTGGGTTTGTctgattaaataaatatatactagCAAGAAACGACTTCAGACAATTCAAGCTAATCAACAATTTCTTAGGGAAAAAGGCAACACGCTGTATGCTGCAATATCCCTGTTGCACAGATATCCCAAGTCTAACAGGGCAGGAATGAAGAAAATACTTTAAAGCCacatggtctagtggttagagtataaGATTATGATCTGGGGGTCCCAGGTTTCAattctcccctctgccatggaaacgtGTGGGGTGTCCTTgcaccagtcacaccctctcagcctaacccacctcagagggctgttgtgagaatagaaTTGAGGAAAGGCGAACGacgtaagcagctttgagtctcCGCTGgcaagaagggcaggatataaatgaaggacataaataaataaaatacctctTCACACAACAGAAAACTAACCTGTGGCCCTCATTGTCAAGGGATGTAATATTGGCTTTAAGAAAGAGATTGGACAATTAATCAACAGCTAAATGTAATTAACTGGAACTTTTGTAGTTAAATGTAAGCTCCAtactcagaggcagtgtaccttaaAAGACAAGCGGCTGAGGACCAACGATTGTTTGTTACCTTCAGTTTCCATTCGTGGGTCTTTGGCTTGCTGTTGTAGAAAAAGCACTCTTGCCTGCTTGGATCCCCTATTTGGTGCAGCAGGGCTCTCTTTATGCTATTTGATGCAGTCCTCCAATAAGTCATCTTATTGTCTGTAGATAAAAGTACCTCCATGCATGTACAGAGCGGCGTCTCCTCTCCACTGAGCTTTCATTGGTCAACAACAATCATTTGGAAGACCCACAAAGTCCGGAGGTGCTTCTCTAGAAATTAAGCACTGATTTGGGGATTGGGgtgatggtagggttgccagcctccaggtagtggctggagatctcccggaattacaactggtctccaggccgcagagatcagttcacctggagaaaatggctacttttgggggtagacgctatggaattatgccatgccaaggtcctttcctcccccaaacccactttctccaggtttcaccccccagatctccaggaatttcccaacttggaggtggcaaccctaggtggtggTCTTGGAGCTTGCAGACTGCCAGATTGGGCCAGAACAAAGGTCCATTTAGTCCCACAGCAGCCACCTAGAAGCCTACTGGGTAGCCCGGAATCAGGACATGATCTATTAAATCTGTTGACCTCTCTTCCTCCTAGAAGTTCGGGGTGTTGGTGTTGGTtcacttctcctccattttgtcctttcAAGAATCCTgtcaggtaggtgaggctgagagggcgAGTCAATCAAGGTCCAAAGTTTCCCCTCGAGTTTGACAGATGAAAAGGAATTTTAACTTGGATCTCTCTgatccttagggttgccaactccgggttagAAAATTTCTTGAGATTTTGAGGCAAAGCCTGAGGAAGGTgcgtttgggaaggggagggatcttggcagggtataatgccatagagtccaccccccaaaacagCCTTTTTTCTCTAGAAGATTGTTGTCTCCTGGAGACGCAGCgtaattcaaggagatctccaggccccactggaagctggcaactctacaatcCTAGTCCAATAATCTAGCCACACACAAAACACAAAGCTCGAAGCCCTCTGTTACTGTTGGCCCCCTTGTTGCCTCTGAACATATAACTAAAAGCAGTTATTCGATTTGTCTTCCTTGAACTGGTCTAGTCACTTCTGAAAGCACTGAATCCATCATTAtgcaggccccagaaacctaattaaaggattccatgtttgggccgttagcagagtctatcgggTGGCacaggaagcgtgattataggtggttgtgagctcattctgctggctggtgtgtgtgcagtaaTGAAAATagtaaaagcatacacttggtttatatttagaaaagaaatgaaagtttttttattgaaggaactccatactctgataggaaaggaggagatacagatcctaactacctatctagtctaaggatggacatggatgtcagggcaaggcctgcatccatgctgccaagatggagggaggagaaggagagaggtgttgcctggaacgaagccaggaagagaaggggtgagagggagggagtcaggaggaggaaatcctgagaatagccatctgcatattgagggacagtcagagcagtaaacagtaaacagagtgcccccccctgacctctctatctttctaactctttggtttgtccccctctgaaacctgaggaaagagacAGCGCAGAATCCTCCCCTTTCAACAAGCCCCTTGGCGATTAGTTCAATTTCTGCACCCCGAGCACTGAGAATGTGAACAGGGGAAGCTTTTCCTGCCATGGTACAAAAATTGGGAACCCACAATTGGAGGGGAAATATAAATAAcccaatagaattttttttcagaatttaATGAATAGTAAAGTGGCTAGTGCGCTAATAAGTAAGTTAACAAGTATGAATAAATTTATCATAAATACAGACTATTCCTATATACAAGATGTACCCAACAACAAGATAGTTTTGTATAGCCGCCAGCCAAAAAATGCTCAAAGCTGCACAGTGCCAAAAATACAGTCTATGAAGTATTCATAGACTGTATTTTTGGCACTGTGCAGCTTTGAGCATTTTTTGGCTGGCGGCTATACAAAACTATCTTGTTGTTGGGTACAACTTGTATATAGGAATAGTCTGTATTTATGATATATTTATTCATACTTGTTAACTTATTAGAGCACTAGCCACTTTGCTATTTattaaattctaaaaaaaaattctattgggTTATTTACCCAATATTTTTGATTAATCCgctagacttttaaaaaaattaaacccgAGTAAATATTTCAGAGACACTGGCATACAACTCTGTCTTGCCACAAATCAgtttttaccttttcaaagtttattgagatgattttaaaaatatcaacatgcaGTTTATAAATATGATTTAAATAAAGGCCTTAGGAGAGATTGTGATTTGAAAAGAATGCTTGAAGAGTTGTAGAGCCATGACACCTAACTGGCACTAGAGGGCAGTAGAGGACATAGATTTTTACATGGCAAAGAGTTTCCAAGTACCCTTATGTATTTCTTTTCACTTTATCTCTCTCTAGTCCTTGTCTGGTTAATGTAAGCATAACACAGGAAATCCTTAGGATCGCCTGTATTTTAtaaaaatgctttcctgggagtgagccTCATTAAATGAACTGTGGCTTCTGAGCagactctgggtttttttttatatttcatttatttatagtctttcttttcctgagacacaaggcagattacagcataTAAAACAGCGCAATCAGGCAGCATAGAACAACCAGTGAACAATGCAACTGGACTCCCATTACAGAATTAGACAACAATGCAAACAAGCTGACTATTAACAATATGGAAATAAGATTACAAGGTATAAGGCCACACGGTAAACACAAGTGATAAACTATACTAATTGTTGCTGTGGGTTGCTATCCTGTTCCGTAATAATagcaacatttggtttatataccgcccttcaggacaacttaacacctactcagagcagtttacaaagtgtgttattatcctcacaacaatcaccctgtgaggtgggtggagctgagagagctcctagaagtggtgacggacccaaggtcacccagctggctacaggtggaggagtggggaatcaaacctggctctccagattagagccctgccactcttaaccagtagACCAAACTGGAATAAAAATACCTTCCTGGGTTGTTCTGTCTACCTTAGTTCtaacatttgttttaaaatgccCTCTTCACTCTTTCTGCTTCGTGCCTTCTAGGGAATGGAGGAAggcacaaggtgggagccacaacagagaatgaacGTGAACAGGCAGCCTCAGGTCTTATTAATTTGAATGAGGCGCCTTTAGaaagctttgctcagatgagcaaagctgtctcagcagagcacaggcagcaAAAGAGGCATTGCTGGAGGTAGGTGGCTTCCAAGGGCTCTTCCGTGTACTCTCTCCATCTTCCATGCAGtagtgcaggggtgggcaattgttttggctcgggggccactttgtgggagcggaggttagcggagggctgcaccttttaaaatgactgcattcattagttaactttgcatttcagaaaaggtataaattgtatcataaaaatcaatatatataaattaaataaaatagtggtagttttattcaatgtatttattgtgctaatttcatatcatctatagctgcaagcacatttaattttaggaaatctcggttcaaggtggatttttctgactgtcttggtgggccacaaaaaactctgtagcgggccgcatgtggcccgcgggccgcaatttgcccacccctgcagtAGTGTAAAGCTGCTCATTGTTTTCCAATCCAGAGATCCATATCAGTCTAGTTTGGCCTTTCCCCAATTTCTTCTGAAAAGCTGCTAAGAGTTTGTCCTCCCAGAGACTTCTTAAGAGAATGGTGGCTATTAGGAGAAACAAGGAAAGCTTTGCCAGAGCAAAGCTGCTACAACAGATAGTGCATCTACCCatatataccccacttttctccaatgagaacccaaaacagtgtacatcattctcttcttctccattttatcctcacaacaactctctgaggtaggctaggctgagagtgtgactgaccccaggtcacccagagatttttcatggcagagtagagattcaaacctagatctctcagatcctagtctgacacttcaaaatggtcacataaaTATAGTCAGTAATTCACAGAGCAAAGCTTTAAAGCAGGCAGCCAGGTTTCATATGTAGCAAGAGCACATAATCCCTCCAAATTTCACTAGGCAAGCCACCTAAGCTTTGCAAGAGCTCATCTGCAAGTCAATTGACATTGAACCAATTCAACAGCAGAGAGGATGAGGGTGACTTCATCGGCATACTCAGGGGTCTTTTTGTAGAAAAAgcgctggaggaactcattagcataactcattagcatatgccacaccccttgtcatcactggaagtgtgtcattagcataactgatttgcatatgccacaccccctgacatcacccatcctggctgttttgggcccaatcctggccattctgggccgaaattgggcccaaaatggcaaaaaggggctgaaaatggccaaaaaagagcccaaaatggtcaggatcaggccactactgagcaggagagtgatccaccacctatcagaggcccgatccgggccatttcggccccaatccaagccaaaacaggcctaaaatggctgagagtcaggtgggcggggccacctgtcatgtgacctctttggggaactgccagaattgcattcctgcgcgttccccctcaaaatgagccctgggcataCTGCTTTCAGATTTTTCAAAACACGGTCAGCAATAATTCCATACTTAAAGACTGCATAGATAGTTCCTTTCCATTATGAAGTTGAATAAAACAAGGAATCCTGTGGGACCATAAAGCTTAACaagatttattccagcataagctttcattagTCATCATAAGCCCACGTCATCAGAGGTATTAAAGCATAAATCCAGTAGGCCAATTTATATACACAACAGAAATGTGGGAGTCAGCATTTTGTGAAACAACCCTCTCTGTTGCTAGGCAATGTAAAACCCAGTGCAGGATGAAAAAGCAGGTGCCATACAAAATTACAGAGATCTCTGAAGTAATTAACATCTGTAAGTGGCTGGATATTCAAGATATTTGCTTCTCTAATAAGCGAAGCATCTCAGGTCCCTCTTAAGCCTTCCAGTAGCTCACGGTTGCATTCAGTGgtatactgcctctaaacatggaggttctctttagctgTCAAGGCTTGCATCCATTCAGAAATCTTTCACAGCACACAAGATATTTCTGGACATCTGACAGAGCTGTCTAAAGGAGACAGACGTGCCTGGGATGAACATTTTCAGGGATCCCCCTGATTCCTTTTCCCATCTCAGGGCAGCCGAGGTGACTCTCTGGATTGTAACCCAAGCCTCTGGGGTGATCCTGCCACGTTCAGGCTTACGCAAGGGTTCCCGGCCTGTTCTTTGTTTAGCAACGCCAAGCCAGGCCAGAGATAGATCAGAAAGGGTCAAAGAAGGTCAGGTGGAGAGGAAAACCAGGAGGGGGGATTCCCAGTCCACTCTGGATAGAGAAGCCCAGAGGCAGCAATGCTCAACACGATCTCAACATGTTTGTTAACTGCTGCCTGGGTAACCTCTTTCTGTATAGATTCTGTGGGGCTAAATGGGgtaccaaatttatt encodes the following:
- the LOC129339626 gene encoding olfactory receptor 4N2-like; this encodes MRRENCTTMVKEFVLLGLSQTREIQLCLFFLFLFIDSLLLPVNILIILTIWSNPRLRSPMFFFLGNLAFLDLCYCAITPPKMLADLYSRQKAISYWGCMAQIFFLHWLGAAEFLLLIGMAFDRYVAICHPLRYGNVVSKGVCWSLIASVWLLGLMHSLIQFIPIIHLPFCGPNRLDNFFCDINQIIKLACTDTYALEFVMFVNSGLATLMCFILLLLSYGALLAKVRSSSTKGKRKTASTCVTHIIIVFIMFAPAIYMYCRPFQDFPLDKIVAIFHTVVFPLMNPMVYTLRNNEIKLAIRKMVTKHKIWGRE